The following are encoded together in the Equus quagga isolate Etosha38 chromosome 1, UCLA_HA_Equagga_1.0, whole genome shotgun sequence genome:
- the BHLHE41 gene encoding class E basic helix-loop-helix protein 41, with product MDEGIPHLQERQLLEHRDFIGLDYSSLYMCKPKRSMKRDDSKDTYKLPHRLIEKKRRDRINECIAQLKDLLPEHLKLTTLGHLEKAVVLELTLKHLKALTALTEQQHQKIIALQNGERSLKSPIQSDLDAFHSGFQTCAKEVLQYLSRFESWTPREPRCVQLINHLHAVATQFLPTPQLLTQQVPVSKSTGAPSAAAPAAAPCLEHAGQKLEPLAHCVPVIQRTQPSAELAAENDTDTDSGYGGEAEARPDREKSKGAGASRITIKQEPPGEDSPAPKRMKLDSRGGPGGGAAAAAAALLGPDPAAAAALLRPDAALLSSLVAFGGGGGAPFAQPAAAAAPFCLPFYFLSPSAAAAYVQPFLDKSGLEKYLYPAAAAAPFPLLYPGIPAPAAAAAAAAAAAAAAAFPCLSSVLSPPPEKASAAAAATLLPHEVAPPGALHPPHPHGRTHLPFAGPREPGNPESSAQEDPSQPGKETP from the exons ATGGACGAAGGAATTCCTCATTTGCAAGAGAGACAGTTACTGGAACATAGAGATTTTATAGG ACTGGACTATTCTTCTTTATATATGTGTAAACCCAAGAGGAGCATGAAGCGAGACGACAGCAAG GATACCTACAAATTACCGCACAgattaatagaaaagaaaagaagagaccGAATTAATGAATGCATTGCTCAGCTGAAAGATTTACTGCCCGAACATCTGAAGTTGACA ACTCTGGGGCATCTGGAGAAAGCCGTAGTCTTGGAATTAACTTTGAAACACTTAAAAGCTTTAACAGCCTTAACCGAGCAGCAGCATCAGAAGATAATTGCTTTACAGAATG GGGAGCGATCTCTGAAATCGCCCATTCAGTCCGACTTGGATGCGTTCCACTCGGGATTTCAAACATGCGCCAAAGAAGTCTTGCAATACCTCTCCCGGTTTGAGAGCTGGACGCCCAGGGAGCCGCGGTGTGTCCAGCTGATCAACCACTTGCACGCCGTGGCCACCCAGTTCTTGCCCACTCCCCAGCTGTTGACTCAACAGGTCCCTGTGAGCAAAAGCACCGGCGCGCCCTCGGCCGCCGCCCCCGCGGCCGCCCCCTGCCTGGAGCACGCGGGCCAGAAGCTGGAGCCCCTCGCCCACTGCGTGCCGGTCATCCAGCGGACTCAGCCCAGCGCCGAGCTCGCCGCCGAGAACGACACGGACACCGACAGCGGCTACGGCGGCGAGGCCGAGGCCCGGCCGGACCGTGAGAAGAGCAAAGGCGCGGGGGCGAGCCGCATCACCATCAAGCAGGAGCCCCCCGGGGAAGACTCGCCGGCGCCCAAAAGGATGAAGCTGGATTCCCGCGGCGGCCCGGGGGGCGgcgcggcggcggcagcggccgCGCTTCTGGGGCCCGACCCGGCAGCCGCGGCCGCGCTGCTGCGACCCGACGCCGCCCTGCTCAGCTCCCTGGTGGCGTTCGGCGGAGGCGGGGGCGCGCCCTTTGCGCagcccgcggccgccgccgccccgtTCTGCTTGCCCTTCTACTTCCTCTCGCCGTCGGCGGCCGCCGCCTACGTGCAGCCCTTCCTGGACAAGAGCGGCCTGGAGAAGTACCTGTACCCGGCGGCGGCCGCCGCCCCGTTCCCGCTGCTCTACCCCGGCATCCCcgccccggccgccgccgccgccgccgccgctgccgccgccgcggccgccgccttCCCCTGCCTGTCCTCGGTATTGTCGCCCCCGCCCGAGAAAGcgagcgccgccgccgccgcgacCCTCCTGCCACACGAGGTGGCGCCCCCTGGGGCGCTGCACCCCCCGCACCCGCACGGCCGCACCCACCTGCCCTTCGCCGGCCCTCGTGAGCCCGGGAATCCGGAGAGCTCTGCTCAGGAAGATCCCTCGCAGCCAGGAAAGGAGACCCCCTGA